In the genome of Microcoleus vaginatus PCC 9802, the window CAAAATTCAACACCAACGAAATCACTACAGGCACTTGAGCATAAACGCTCTGCCCCCAAACCAAACTAGCAGCCAATCCCACAGCAGAGGCAGCAAGAAAAACCAATTCAGCAGTTTCTAACAAATTGCTGGACGTGGGATTTTGGATTTTCGTTTGTGAATTGGATGATGACATAGGCTAATACCATTTTAGATTTTAGATTTTAGATTTTAGATGTGGAATGAGTGATGAAGCTCCCAGTTGCGAGCGCGGGCCTATAGTTGCATTATTTTTTTGCAACTGGTACAAGTATGCGGATAACAATAAAGTACGCGAGCCCAGCTATCCGGTAGGGAATTGCACGCAGGCGCAGAATTGAGTAATGGTGAAAAACCCATTAAGTTTTTTATTGACAGCCATGTAATTAAATATATTAAAGCTGCAAAATTTGTCGAGCTAAAGTGAAATAAATCAAGACCCCAAGGACATCAACTGCGGTGGTAATAAAAGGAGCAGACATTAAAGCGGGGTCTAAACCCAAAGAACGAAATAGAAACGGCAGAGCTGAACCGGCAATAGAAGCTAAAATTGCGATCGCAAACAAACTCACTCCCACCGCGAGTGCCACTTCTAAACTCCCTTGCAGAGTATAAGCCCAGCCCGTCGCTACAGTCCCCAATATAGCTCCTAGCAGCGCTCCCGCCATCCCCTCGCGAACAATTACTTGAAACGGGCCCATTGCTGTAATTTCGTCAGTGTTCAAACCGCGAATTACAACTGTTGAGGACTGAGCTCCGACATTGCCTCCAGTGCCAGTCAGCAGGGGAATAAAGGCTGCTAAGGCGACTACTTGGTTCAAAATATCTTCTTGAGCTCTAATAATTGCGCCGGTGACAGTATTAGTTAAAAGCAGAACAAACAGCCACACGACTCTTTTCCGGGCAACGGTGATTAAATCGGTCTGAAAATAATTGTCGCCGCCGGACTGGACGCCGCCCAAGGTATAAATATCTTTGGCTGCTTCTTGTTCTAAGATGTCGATCGCGTCGTCAACTGTAATAATCCCGACCAGCCGCTGTTCGCGGTCTACAACGGGCACAGCTAAAAAATCGTAACGCTGGATCAGCCTAGCTACTTCTTCTTGATCCGTTCCTGTTTGAACAGAAACTACGTCGCGGGTCATAATTTCGCCCACAGTTTTGTCGAGGGGGGAAGTGACTAAATCCCGCAGGGACAAAATACCGGTCAAGCTGCGTCCGGCGTCGGTGACGTAAAGAGAATAAATTGTTTCCGTAGTTCTAGCCAAAGAGCGAATTCGGTCTAAAGCTTGGGCGACGGTAAAGCTTTCTTTCAGAGAAATGTATTCCGGGGTCATGATCC includes:
- the mgtE gene encoding magnesium transporter codes for the protein MTTEKNYQSSSLPTYARKELRELVRSQLRALLEEGDFKGAKAILHPVQEADIAEAIEGLPETMQVIAFRLLSKDEAIAVYEYLDSSVQQSLCEKFKRQEVIDIVDKMSPDDRARLFDELPAILVRRLLGELSPTEREATAQLLGYEASTAGRIMTPEYISLKESFTVAQALDRIRSLARTTETIYSLYVTDAGRSLTGILSLRDLVTSPLDKTVGEIMTRDVVSVQTGTDQEEVARLIQRYDFLAVPVVDREQRLVGIITVDDAIDILEQEAAKDIYTLGGVQSGGDNYFQTDLITVARKRVVWLFVLLLTNTVTGAIIRAQEDILNQVVALAAFIPLLTGTGGNVGAQSSTVVIRGLNTDEITAMGPFQVIVREGMAGALLGAILGTVATGWAYTLQGSLEVALAVGVSLFAIAILASIAGSALPFLFRSLGLDPALMSAPFITTAVDVLGVLIYFTLARQILQL